One region of Ptiloglossa arizonensis isolate GNS036 chromosome 8, iyPtiAriz1_principal, whole genome shotgun sequence genomic DNA includes:
- the LOC143150528 gene encoding FHF complex subunit HOOK interacting protein 2A isoform X2 codes for MLQRLRRPKTIAPPATPLQDFTYHWKQLMNFYVNHLTNCKVPIHTTSIPRHLDRLLEILLEEERKDKNDEPGPCLEYLLQHKLLDLLATLACAETPPGMRMVCLCFLRKLLGRSKYPLLHNTSIYGSVQRLISLCNGNPPSPMEVEEVQFLLTLCYLVCTYPHVTNMINDTFTVQRHNIAQRGSSERMEIEKVTYIPAKRRNNFNPLFEPLDTQAITLINPNLFSIENDRRRSVGSNRSSVKADTTHGASGRSDESVSSREAENASQSSSPATQKLICESVTDATVSTVESQDCEVSQKGEDTCLMNEIDIHLQNLRDLRLDEFNGDYEDICCTENDQSILNSKTPQKSKCLLLDALLSYINTADNTVRIRACEGIMALASLKDSSFAQMIINSDLTSLIPSRLENLFNAIPAHVNPNEIDGVEVTWGLDSPVLMKEKKFSGCRQVAAFFMWFDYCNQLIREAHPDVAEALAKSIRVNFFENVVTPALADHHVVLITALVTKCLKELTCTALCTEMGYWLVGRDRGPEIPNVWTSPVLHRLIDNCFTDSEDLTLETLKLFEEMIEKRNEHILHCLVLVYLGTRGYYDNTAADSAITSWSDEEDEREREKKGLLDLCDEQSHSRTLAPSNIHRILNCFRTLIPRYLQTDTDVNNDQRYMANLERQYSTVLTDCSLMAWPLEAVTVDDSASSDSRPEADHCSVGFYMGPFMTMLFEKVCNIPRQKFEINLQLTVVISRLALLPHPYLHEFLLNPLLPLAPGTRNLFTCLEKVVKQLVNEVPKTPDHKQMLKETRERLLEDCSHEGEKENILFESVIVTEEFCKELAAIVYVKFHRYI; via the exons ATGCTGCAACGATTGCGGAGACCGAAGACG ATAGCGCCGCCAGCCACGCCGCTGCAAGACTTCACGTACCACTGGAAACAGCTGATGAACTTCTACGTGAACCACCTGACCAACTGCAAGGTCCCGATACATACGACGAGTATACCGCGACACCTGGACAGGTTACTGGAGATCTTGCTGGAGGAGGAGAGGAAGGACAAAAACGATGAACCGGGTCCCTGTCTGGAGTACTTATTGCAGCACAAACTGTTGGACCTGTTGGCCACGCTGGCCTGCGCCGAGACCCCACCAGGAATGAGAATGGTTTGCCTCTGCTTTCTGAGGAAGTTGCTAGGGAGATCCAAGTATCCACTGTTGCACAATACCTCGATATACGGATCGGTACAGCGACTGATATCTTTGTGCAATGGCAATCCACCGTCACCcatggaggtggaggaggtccAGTTCCTTCTTACGTTGTGCTACCTCGTGTGCACGTATCCCCACGTGACCAACATGATAAACGATACGTTTACGGTGCAGAGGCACAACATCGCCCAGAGGGGGAGCTCCGAACGCATGGAAATCGAGAAGGTCACGTACATACCGGCCAAGAGGAGGAACAATTTCAATCCTCTGTTCGAGCCATTGGACACCCAAGCCATCACGCTGATCAATCCTAATTTGTTCAGTATCGAGAACGACAGGCGACGTTCCGTCGGGTCGAACAGGTCCTCCGTCAAGGCTGACACGACACACGGAGCCTCTGGTCGATCCGACGAGTCGGTGTCCTCCAGAGAGGCTGAGAACGCGTCCCAATCCTCGAGTCCAGCGACGCAGAAACTCATCTGCGAGTCAGTAACGGATGCCACGGTGTCCACCGTCGAGTCCCAGGACTGTGAGGTCTCACAGAAGGGCGAGGATACGTGTCTGATGAACGAGATAGACATCCATCTGCAGAATCTACGAGATCTGAGACTGGACGAGTTCAACGGTGATTATGAGGACATCTGTTGCACGGAGAACGATCAGAGTATTCTGAACTCGAAGACGCCCCAGAAATCCAAATGCCTTCTATTAGATGCCTTGTTGAGTTACATAAACACCGCG GACAATACAGTGAGAATAAGAGCCTGCGAGGGAATAATGGCTCTGGCGTCTCTGAAGGATTCGTCGTTCGCTCAGATGATAATAAACAGCGACTTGACGTCCTTGATACCGAGTAGATTAGAGAACCTGTTCAACGCCATTCCAGCGCATGTTAATCCAAACGAGATTGACGGCGTAGAGGTCACGTGGGGTCTCGATTCTCCAGTGttgatgaaggagaagaagttcTCCGGTTGTCGGCAGGTCGCAGCGTTTTTTATGTGGTTCGACTATTGCAATCAGCTGATAAGGGAGGCGCATCCGGATGTGGCTGAAGCGTTGGCGAAGAGCATCAGAGTGAACTTCTTCGAGAACGTCGTGACGCCTGCATTGGCCGATCATCACGTTGTCCTTATCACCGCGTTGGTCACCAAGTGTTTGAAGGAGTTAACGTGCACCGCACTTTGTACAG AAATGGGCTACTGGCTCGTGGGACGGGACAGGGGTCCAGAGATACCGAACGTGTGGACGTCGCCTGTGCTGCACAGACTGATAGACAACTGTTTCACGGATAGCGAAGATTTGACATTGGAAACGCTGAAGCTGTTCGaggaaatgatagagaagagaAACGAGCACATACTGCACTGTCTGGTGTTGGTCTACTTGGGGACGCGAGGCTATTACGATAACACCGCCGCTGATAGCGCAATTACTTCGTGGAGCGACGAAGAAGACGAgcgcgagagagaaaagaaaggcTTGCTAGATCTCTGTGACGAGCAAAGCCATAGTCGAACGTTAGCACCTAGTAACATTCATAGAATATTAAATTG CTTCCGGACACTGATTCCGCGTTATCTGCAAACAGACACAGACGTGAACAACGACCAGCGTTATATGGCTAATTTGGAGAGGCAGTATTCTACTGTGCTAACAGACTGCTCGCTGATGGCCTGGCCATTGGAGGCGGTGACCGTCGACGATTCTGCGAGTTCCGACTCCAGACCGGAAGCGGACCACTGTTCCGTAGGATTCTACATGGGTCCGTTCATGACCATGTTGTTCGAGAAGGTGTGCAATATTCCGCGACAAAAGTTCGAGATCAACCTGCAGTTGACCGTTGTGATCTCGAGGCTGGCCCTCTTACCTCATCCGTACCTGCATGAATTTTTATTGAATCCGCTGTTACCGTTAGCGCCGGGCACAAGAAACTTGTTCACTTGCTTAGAAAAAGTAGTCAAGCAGCTCGTGAACGAAGTACCAAAGACACCAGATCACAAACAAATGTTGAAAGAGACGCGAGAACGATTGCTGGAAGACTGTTCCCACGAAGG GGAGAAGGAGAACATCCTGTTCGAAAGTGTGATCGTCACGGAGGAATTTTGCAAAGAACTCGCTGCGATAGTATACGTTAAGTTCCACCGTTATATATGA
- the LOC143150533 gene encoding uncharacterized protein LOC143150533 isoform X2: protein MEAGENSSDLDISQMEIQMENSSSISISTIINNIILYLSGNSCKNISTIKVNNDNLSTNGELYFLPSLKVWRSTLQGNNICDGKCKTILEHFLHMHNSEIDNKTDTDGAKQVLQLLISASCNWPIKIEKYCLEKERVYLFLQRVPLITNSIKAVIDLKHDFGRTLSIKKGFSLKVHQDNESELTTTRLCLIRSVTENVLNLHGCRICEEDSDFKFVFTTKSQGNVEKNYKKCVCGVVRSLESNTKETTLTWKEYIENKINDLKALNDEKNFEMHECNVQTNDYFFENVAKATATFELLSVKPSRSVIIGYNSETDRGITNIKGAPFILYNIVRIIAIVEKYNDKRLIGEYPDLPNIGDVNFSLLDQEEAYNHLIPTMVARLYMLRALQIILQNALALLNIVPVSRM from the exons ATGGAAGCAGGTGAAAATAGTTCAGACTTGGATATTTCACAAATGGAGATACAAATGGAAAATTCATCATCCATTAGTATATCAACAATCATTAATAacataatattgtatttaaGTGGTAATTCTTGCAAAAATATATCAACAATTAAAGTTAACAATGATAATTTATCAACAAATggtgaattatattttttacctagccttAAAGTATGGAGAAGCACTTTGCAGGGTAACAACATATGTGATGGAAAGTGTAAAACAATTTTGGAACATTTCCTACACATGCACAACAGTGAGATAGATAATAAGACTGATACAGATGGTGCAAAACAG GTTTTACAGTTATTGATATCAGCTAGTTGCAACTGGCCAataaaaatagagaaatatTGTTTGGAAAAAGAACGAgtctatttatttttacaacgtGTTCCTCTCATAACAAACTCAATTAAGGCCGTTATTGACCTCAAACATGACTTTGGAAGGACTTTATCGATTAAGAAAGGTTTTAGTTTAAAAGTACATCAGGACAATGAATCAGAACTCACAACTACAAGATTATGTTTAATACGGAGCGTCACTGAAAATGTTTTGAATCTACACGGATGCAGAATATGCGAGGAAGATTCCgattttaaatttgtatttaccaCTAAATCGCAAGGAAATgtggaaaaaaattataaaaagtgtGTATGTGGAGTTGTAAGAAGTTTAGAATCAAATACTAAGGAGACTACATTAACATGGAAAGAATATATTGAGAATAAAATTAATGATTTGAAAGCACTGAACGATGAGAAGAATTTTGAAATGCATGAATGCAATGTACAGACAAATGattatttctttgaaaatgttgCAAAAGCAACAGCTACATTTGAATTACTTTCTGTAAAACCAAGTCGTTCTGTTATTATTGGATACAATTCTGAAACCGATAGAGGCATTACAAATATAAAAG GCGCACCTTTCATATTGTACAATATCGTAAGAATAATAGCtattgttgaaaaatataacgATAAAAGATTAATAGGAGAATATCCTGATTTACCAAACATTGGTGATGTGAACTTTTCTTTACTAGATCAAGAG GAAGCATATAATCATTTGATTCCAACAATGGTTGCAAGATTATACATGCTGCGTGCATTACAAATTATACTTCAAAATGCACTTGCATTACTTAATATAGTTCCTGTATCTCGAATGTAA
- the LOC143150528 gene encoding FHF complex subunit HOOK interacting protein 2A isoform X1, whose product MKMISGIQIALKNAIDMIAPPATPLQDFTYHWKQLMNFYVNHLTNCKVPIHTTSIPRHLDRLLEILLEEERKDKNDEPGPCLEYLLQHKLLDLLATLACAETPPGMRMVCLCFLRKLLGRSKYPLLHNTSIYGSVQRLISLCNGNPPSPMEVEEVQFLLTLCYLVCTYPHVTNMINDTFTVQRHNIAQRGSSERMEIEKVTYIPAKRRNNFNPLFEPLDTQAITLINPNLFSIENDRRRSVGSNRSSVKADTTHGASGRSDESVSSREAENASQSSSPATQKLICESVTDATVSTVESQDCEVSQKGEDTCLMNEIDIHLQNLRDLRLDEFNGDYEDICCTENDQSILNSKTPQKSKCLLLDALLSYINTADNTVRIRACEGIMALASLKDSSFAQMIINSDLTSLIPSRLENLFNAIPAHVNPNEIDGVEVTWGLDSPVLMKEKKFSGCRQVAAFFMWFDYCNQLIREAHPDVAEALAKSIRVNFFENVVTPALADHHVVLITALVTKCLKELTCTALCTEMGYWLVGRDRGPEIPNVWTSPVLHRLIDNCFTDSEDLTLETLKLFEEMIEKRNEHILHCLVLVYLGTRGYYDNTAADSAITSWSDEEDEREREKKGLLDLCDEQSHSRTLAPSNIHRILNCFRTLIPRYLQTDTDVNNDQRYMANLERQYSTVLTDCSLMAWPLEAVTVDDSASSDSRPEADHCSVGFYMGPFMTMLFEKVCNIPRQKFEINLQLTVVISRLALLPHPYLHEFLLNPLLPLAPGTRNLFTCLEKVVKQLVNEVPKTPDHKQMLKETRERLLEDCSHEGEKENILFESVIVTEEFCKELAAIVYVKFHRYI is encoded by the exons ATGAAAATGATTAGTGGTATTCAAATCGCGCTGAAGAATGCCATTGACATG ATAGCGCCGCCAGCCACGCCGCTGCAAGACTTCACGTACCACTGGAAACAGCTGATGAACTTCTACGTGAACCACCTGACCAACTGCAAGGTCCCGATACATACGACGAGTATACCGCGACACCTGGACAGGTTACTGGAGATCTTGCTGGAGGAGGAGAGGAAGGACAAAAACGATGAACCGGGTCCCTGTCTGGAGTACTTATTGCAGCACAAACTGTTGGACCTGTTGGCCACGCTGGCCTGCGCCGAGACCCCACCAGGAATGAGAATGGTTTGCCTCTGCTTTCTGAGGAAGTTGCTAGGGAGATCCAAGTATCCACTGTTGCACAATACCTCGATATACGGATCGGTACAGCGACTGATATCTTTGTGCAATGGCAATCCACCGTCACCcatggaggtggaggaggtccAGTTCCTTCTTACGTTGTGCTACCTCGTGTGCACGTATCCCCACGTGACCAACATGATAAACGATACGTTTACGGTGCAGAGGCACAACATCGCCCAGAGGGGGAGCTCCGAACGCATGGAAATCGAGAAGGTCACGTACATACCGGCCAAGAGGAGGAACAATTTCAATCCTCTGTTCGAGCCATTGGACACCCAAGCCATCACGCTGATCAATCCTAATTTGTTCAGTATCGAGAACGACAGGCGACGTTCCGTCGGGTCGAACAGGTCCTCCGTCAAGGCTGACACGACACACGGAGCCTCTGGTCGATCCGACGAGTCGGTGTCCTCCAGAGAGGCTGAGAACGCGTCCCAATCCTCGAGTCCAGCGACGCAGAAACTCATCTGCGAGTCAGTAACGGATGCCACGGTGTCCACCGTCGAGTCCCAGGACTGTGAGGTCTCACAGAAGGGCGAGGATACGTGTCTGATGAACGAGATAGACATCCATCTGCAGAATCTACGAGATCTGAGACTGGACGAGTTCAACGGTGATTATGAGGACATCTGTTGCACGGAGAACGATCAGAGTATTCTGAACTCGAAGACGCCCCAGAAATCCAAATGCCTTCTATTAGATGCCTTGTTGAGTTACATAAACACCGCG GACAATACAGTGAGAATAAGAGCCTGCGAGGGAATAATGGCTCTGGCGTCTCTGAAGGATTCGTCGTTCGCTCAGATGATAATAAACAGCGACTTGACGTCCTTGATACCGAGTAGATTAGAGAACCTGTTCAACGCCATTCCAGCGCATGTTAATCCAAACGAGATTGACGGCGTAGAGGTCACGTGGGGTCTCGATTCTCCAGTGttgatgaaggagaagaagttcTCCGGTTGTCGGCAGGTCGCAGCGTTTTTTATGTGGTTCGACTATTGCAATCAGCTGATAAGGGAGGCGCATCCGGATGTGGCTGAAGCGTTGGCGAAGAGCATCAGAGTGAACTTCTTCGAGAACGTCGTGACGCCTGCATTGGCCGATCATCACGTTGTCCTTATCACCGCGTTGGTCACCAAGTGTTTGAAGGAGTTAACGTGCACCGCACTTTGTACAG AAATGGGCTACTGGCTCGTGGGACGGGACAGGGGTCCAGAGATACCGAACGTGTGGACGTCGCCTGTGCTGCACAGACTGATAGACAACTGTTTCACGGATAGCGAAGATTTGACATTGGAAACGCTGAAGCTGTTCGaggaaatgatagagaagagaAACGAGCACATACTGCACTGTCTGGTGTTGGTCTACTTGGGGACGCGAGGCTATTACGATAACACCGCCGCTGATAGCGCAATTACTTCGTGGAGCGACGAAGAAGACGAgcgcgagagagaaaagaaaggcTTGCTAGATCTCTGTGACGAGCAAAGCCATAGTCGAACGTTAGCACCTAGTAACATTCATAGAATATTAAATTG CTTCCGGACACTGATTCCGCGTTATCTGCAAACAGACACAGACGTGAACAACGACCAGCGTTATATGGCTAATTTGGAGAGGCAGTATTCTACTGTGCTAACAGACTGCTCGCTGATGGCCTGGCCATTGGAGGCGGTGACCGTCGACGATTCTGCGAGTTCCGACTCCAGACCGGAAGCGGACCACTGTTCCGTAGGATTCTACATGGGTCCGTTCATGACCATGTTGTTCGAGAAGGTGTGCAATATTCCGCGACAAAAGTTCGAGATCAACCTGCAGTTGACCGTTGTGATCTCGAGGCTGGCCCTCTTACCTCATCCGTACCTGCATGAATTTTTATTGAATCCGCTGTTACCGTTAGCGCCGGGCACAAGAAACTTGTTCACTTGCTTAGAAAAAGTAGTCAAGCAGCTCGTGAACGAAGTACCAAAGACACCAGATCACAAACAAATGTTGAAAGAGACGCGAGAACGATTGCTGGAAGACTGTTCCCACGAAGG GGAGAAGGAGAACATCCTGTTCGAAAGTGTGATCGTCACGGAGGAATTTTGCAAAGAACTCGCTGCGATAGTATACGTTAAGTTCCACCGTTATATATGA
- the LOC143150528 gene encoding FHF complex subunit HOOK interacting protein 2A isoform X3 produces MKMISGIQIALKNAIDMIAPPATPLQDFTYHWKQLMNFYVNHLTNCKVPIHTTSIPRHLDRLLEILLEEERKDKNDEPGPCLEYLLQHKLLDLLATLACAETPPGMRMVCLCFLRKLLGRSKYPLLHNTSIYGSVQRLISLCNGNPPSPMEVEEVQFLLTLCYLVCTYPHVTNMINDTFTVQRHNIAQRGSSERMEIEKVTYIPAKRRNNFNPLFEPLDTQAITLINPNLFSIENDRRRSVGSNRSSVKADTTHGASGRSDESVSSREAENASQSSSPATQKLICESVTDATVSTVESQDCEVSQKGEDTCLMNEIDIHLQNLRDLRLDEFNGDYEDICCTENDQSILNSKTPQKSKCLLLDALLSYINTADNTVRIRACEGIMALASLKDSSFAQMIINSDLTSLIPSRLENLFNAIPAHVNPNEIDGVEVTWGLDSPVLMKEKKFSGCRQVAAFFMWFDYCNQLIREAHPDVAEALAKSIRVNFFENVVTPALADHHVVLITALVTKCLKELTCTALCTEMGYWLVGRDRGPEIPNVWTSPVLHRLIDNCFTDSEDLTLETLKLFEEMIEKRNEHILHCLVLVYLGTRGYYDNTAADSAITSWSDEEDEREREKKGLLDLCDEQSHSRTLAPSNIHRILNCFRTLIPRYLQTDTDVNNDQRYMANLERQYSTVLTDCSLMAWPLEAVTVDDSASSDSRPEADHCSVGFYMGPFMTMLFEKVCNIPRQKFEINLQLTVVISRLALLPHPYLHEFLLNPLLPLAPGTRNLFTCLEKVVKQLVNEVPKTPDHKQMLKETRERLLEDCSHEG; encoded by the exons ATGAAAATGATTAGTGGTATTCAAATCGCGCTGAAGAATGCCATTGACATG ATAGCGCCGCCAGCCACGCCGCTGCAAGACTTCACGTACCACTGGAAACAGCTGATGAACTTCTACGTGAACCACCTGACCAACTGCAAGGTCCCGATACATACGACGAGTATACCGCGACACCTGGACAGGTTACTGGAGATCTTGCTGGAGGAGGAGAGGAAGGACAAAAACGATGAACCGGGTCCCTGTCTGGAGTACTTATTGCAGCACAAACTGTTGGACCTGTTGGCCACGCTGGCCTGCGCCGAGACCCCACCAGGAATGAGAATGGTTTGCCTCTGCTTTCTGAGGAAGTTGCTAGGGAGATCCAAGTATCCACTGTTGCACAATACCTCGATATACGGATCGGTACAGCGACTGATATCTTTGTGCAATGGCAATCCACCGTCACCcatggaggtggaggaggtccAGTTCCTTCTTACGTTGTGCTACCTCGTGTGCACGTATCCCCACGTGACCAACATGATAAACGATACGTTTACGGTGCAGAGGCACAACATCGCCCAGAGGGGGAGCTCCGAACGCATGGAAATCGAGAAGGTCACGTACATACCGGCCAAGAGGAGGAACAATTTCAATCCTCTGTTCGAGCCATTGGACACCCAAGCCATCACGCTGATCAATCCTAATTTGTTCAGTATCGAGAACGACAGGCGACGTTCCGTCGGGTCGAACAGGTCCTCCGTCAAGGCTGACACGACACACGGAGCCTCTGGTCGATCCGACGAGTCGGTGTCCTCCAGAGAGGCTGAGAACGCGTCCCAATCCTCGAGTCCAGCGACGCAGAAACTCATCTGCGAGTCAGTAACGGATGCCACGGTGTCCACCGTCGAGTCCCAGGACTGTGAGGTCTCACAGAAGGGCGAGGATACGTGTCTGATGAACGAGATAGACATCCATCTGCAGAATCTACGAGATCTGAGACTGGACGAGTTCAACGGTGATTATGAGGACATCTGTTGCACGGAGAACGATCAGAGTATTCTGAACTCGAAGACGCCCCAGAAATCCAAATGCCTTCTATTAGATGCCTTGTTGAGTTACATAAACACCGCG GACAATACAGTGAGAATAAGAGCCTGCGAGGGAATAATGGCTCTGGCGTCTCTGAAGGATTCGTCGTTCGCTCAGATGATAATAAACAGCGACTTGACGTCCTTGATACCGAGTAGATTAGAGAACCTGTTCAACGCCATTCCAGCGCATGTTAATCCAAACGAGATTGACGGCGTAGAGGTCACGTGGGGTCTCGATTCTCCAGTGttgatgaaggagaagaagttcTCCGGTTGTCGGCAGGTCGCAGCGTTTTTTATGTGGTTCGACTATTGCAATCAGCTGATAAGGGAGGCGCATCCGGATGTGGCTGAAGCGTTGGCGAAGAGCATCAGAGTGAACTTCTTCGAGAACGTCGTGACGCCTGCATTGGCCGATCATCACGTTGTCCTTATCACCGCGTTGGTCACCAAGTGTTTGAAGGAGTTAACGTGCACCGCACTTTGTACAG AAATGGGCTACTGGCTCGTGGGACGGGACAGGGGTCCAGAGATACCGAACGTGTGGACGTCGCCTGTGCTGCACAGACTGATAGACAACTGTTTCACGGATAGCGAAGATTTGACATTGGAAACGCTGAAGCTGTTCGaggaaatgatagagaagagaAACGAGCACATACTGCACTGTCTGGTGTTGGTCTACTTGGGGACGCGAGGCTATTACGATAACACCGCCGCTGATAGCGCAATTACTTCGTGGAGCGACGAAGAAGACGAgcgcgagagagaaaagaaaggcTTGCTAGATCTCTGTGACGAGCAAAGCCATAGTCGAACGTTAGCACCTAGTAACATTCATAGAATATTAAATTG CTTCCGGACACTGATTCCGCGTTATCTGCAAACAGACACAGACGTGAACAACGACCAGCGTTATATGGCTAATTTGGAGAGGCAGTATTCTACTGTGCTAACAGACTGCTCGCTGATGGCCTGGCCATTGGAGGCGGTGACCGTCGACGATTCTGCGAGTTCCGACTCCAGACCGGAAGCGGACCACTGTTCCGTAGGATTCTACATGGGTCCGTTCATGACCATGTTGTTCGAGAAGGTGTGCAATATTCCGCGACAAAAGTTCGAGATCAACCTGCAGTTGACCGTTGTGATCTCGAGGCTGGCCCTCTTACCTCATCCGTACCTGCATGAATTTTTATTGAATCCGCTGTTACCGTTAGCGCCGGGCACAAGAAACTTGTTCACTTGCTTAGAAAAAGTAGTCAAGCAGCTCGTGAACGAAGTACCAAAGACACCAGATCACAAACAAATGTTGAAAGAGACGCGAGAACGATTGCTGGAAGACTGTTCCCACGAAGGGTAA
- the LOC143150533 gene encoding uncharacterized protein LOC143150533 isoform X1: MEAGENSSDLDISQMEIQMENSSSISISTIINNIILYLSGNSCKNISTIKVNNDNLSTNGELYFLPSLKVWRSTLQGNNICDGKCKTILEHFLHMHNSEIDNKTDTDGAKQVLQLLISASCNWPIKIEKYCLEKERVYLFLQRVPLITNSIKAVIDLKHDFGRTLSIKKGFSLKVHQDNESELTTTRLCLIRSVTENVLNLHGCRICEEDSDFKFVFTTKSQGNVEKNYKKCVCGVVRSLESNTKETTLTWKEYIENKINDLKALNDEKNFEMHECNVQTNDYFFENVAKATATFELLSVKPSRSVIIGYNSETDRGITNIKGAPFILYNIVRIIAIVEKYNDKRLIGEYPDLPNIGDVNFSLLDQEEEWELVYNFIIGYQEMVKDCLKYESIFQINPQAICIFLSRLCQKFSTYYHRIRILTEAYNHLIPTMVARLYMLRALQIILQNALALLNIVPVSRM; the protein is encoded by the exons ATGGAAGCAGGTGAAAATAGTTCAGACTTGGATATTTCACAAATGGAGATACAAATGGAAAATTCATCATCCATTAGTATATCAACAATCATTAATAacataatattgtatttaaGTGGTAATTCTTGCAAAAATATATCAACAATTAAAGTTAACAATGATAATTTATCAACAAATggtgaattatattttttacctagccttAAAGTATGGAGAAGCACTTTGCAGGGTAACAACATATGTGATGGAAAGTGTAAAACAATTTTGGAACATTTCCTACACATGCACAACAGTGAGATAGATAATAAGACTGATACAGATGGTGCAAAACAG GTTTTACAGTTATTGATATCAGCTAGTTGCAACTGGCCAataaaaatagagaaatatTGTTTGGAAAAAGAACGAgtctatttatttttacaacgtGTTCCTCTCATAACAAACTCAATTAAGGCCGTTATTGACCTCAAACATGACTTTGGAAGGACTTTATCGATTAAGAAAGGTTTTAGTTTAAAAGTACATCAGGACAATGAATCAGAACTCACAACTACAAGATTATGTTTAATACGGAGCGTCACTGAAAATGTTTTGAATCTACACGGATGCAGAATATGCGAGGAAGATTCCgattttaaatttgtatttaccaCTAAATCGCAAGGAAATgtggaaaaaaattataaaaagtgtGTATGTGGAGTTGTAAGAAGTTTAGAATCAAATACTAAGGAGACTACATTAACATGGAAAGAATATATTGAGAATAAAATTAATGATTTGAAAGCACTGAACGATGAGAAGAATTTTGAAATGCATGAATGCAATGTACAGACAAATGattatttctttgaaaatgttgCAAAAGCAACAGCTACATTTGAATTACTTTCTGTAAAACCAAGTCGTTCTGTTATTATTGGATACAATTCTGAAACCGATAGAGGCATTACAAATATAAAAG GCGCACCTTTCATATTGTACAATATCGTAAGAATAATAGCtattgttgaaaaatataacgATAAAAGATTAATAGGAGAATATCCTGATTTACCAAACATTGGTGATGTGAACTTTTCTTTACTAGATCAAGAG GAAGAATGGGAGcttgtatataattttattattggatATCAAGAAATGGTAAAAGATTGTTTGAAATATGAATCTATCTTTCAAATAAATCCACAagctatatgtatatttttgtcgCGATTGTGCCAAAAATTTAGTACGTACTACCATAGAATTAGAATTTTGACT GAAGCATATAATCATTTGATTCCAACAATGGTTGCAAGATTATACATGCTGCGTGCATTACAAATTATACTTCAAAATGCACTTGCATTACTTAATATAGTTCCTGTATCTCGAATGTAA